The genomic stretch acagaaaatctaaagaatacaacttagtaggattctgcgatgctgactatgctggagacagaattgaaagaaaaagtacttcaggaagttgccaatttcttggaagtcatttgatctcttggtatagcaagaagcaagcaactattgctctatcaacaacagaagcagaatatgtcgctgctgctggttgtagtacacagatgctctggatgaagagtcagttagaagattatcagatatttgagagtaacattcctatattctgtgataatacttctgctatatgtttatctaagaatcctattcttcattcaaaagctaaacatattgagattaaacatcatttcataagggactatgttcagaagggtgttatatctttaaactttgttgatacagaccatcaatgggctgatatctttacaaaacccctggctgaagataggtttaagttcattctgaagaacatcagtatggatttatgcccagaatgagaagatgagaagttcttatgtatgagtatcttctgaaatgaaaatggattaatttttttttttttcagaagttctgattgaaatcttttagaaattatgattcggttattactaatgtttcattgtctaagttgattcagaacctcttttaaagcaaaacagctgttacgtttttatctcgggatggtaaacctgtcgttactattcatggataaacgtgcgtgcagttgaagggacgccgaccataggtaactgtgctagtcacctcatttgtctttattatctctcctcacgtcacgtaacattaaatgctattcatcattagtttcattttattttcttttaaatactcttcaaacacttctccttccctctcatattttctctattcactctatctttttgcattcatatcaaaccctacctgttcattttctgcaaatccatcatgaactcctcatcaagcccaggaaatcatgaaaatgatcaaaacaacaagagaaaagctgttgaaacatcatcttccaaacccaaaaagataaaaatcacctatgatcctctcaaggtgaatccattcgaagcaatgttatctggaaactattccagacgtgtgtttcaaccccctggtgaaagccctccatcatctccatcttcttcctcatcttgtttccttctagactcaacctcctcttcatctaacctttcctctcccttaacccattccgaagaaatctcttcatcttcacccgctgagaatgttgtctctgataaagattgtggcagatctgcatcagaaccaagtctccctgatccctcgcctggaagcccaagaagcagtcaatgaggcgtttcactccttcatggcatgctggcacagactttgtcttagctagggtcttaggctttggtctttgtagttttcttttccttgttgcatctgcttgttaaacatcttcatgtaatatcttttgattataaatgaaaaagtttctttgcttttacattccagtgtttttatttgtcgttttaatcATCTGAATcgttttaaaatatgttttttgatgatatgacaaaaagggggagaagataaatgataaatgatttgattaatctatcagttgctgggtaaagctcccacacatttactaacaagaactgcaagttctatatggtttaagtgttttgcaggtataaagaagtgaaatcttcaaagcaaacacaagaagcaaaaccatggaaactgaagcaagctgagtgctgtcaagcttcagaaatcagaagcaagaaagaaaaatgaatcagaagcactgataatagaatttgatccatatttgtctatttgttctgacaaaattctatttgctctgatacatataatgatatggctctgatacatataatgtgttcaaacatatattctatgttctaactcgttcatgctgacttttgtcgtttagtttttgttctgtaacatttcaggatgtagagatgctctgatgatgctctggtacattcaacaatgttctgatacaaatctagcatgaagtgatgttggtagaaattcaagctctgaagctatccgagggaagcagaaattcaaagctgtgaatgttctaaagatccagaaaactcaagttctgaagctgttctaaatggaagcagaaatcagaagctgtgaatgttcagaagatcaaagaaattaaagTTCTGAAgatgtcctgaatggaagcagaaatcagaagctgtgaatgttcagaagatcaaagaaattcaagttctgaagctgtcctagatggaagcaggaatcagaagctgtgagtgttctagggatctaaggaaattctagttctgaagctgtcctatggaagcagaagtcagaagctatgaattccctaaagacagaagcttatatgatcgtctctaccgaaataatcagggaagtcttttattaaagttcttcgagtatttatttcagggggagattatttatctcagggggagattgttaatctcagggggagacatattcatatgcttatgctatagctgtgtaatttgtcttttgccgtctgttctttctgatcgcaaattcatatcatttatatatgtttttgtcatcatcaaaaagggggagattgttagaacaagatttgttctgatcaattatcttagttttgatgataacaataatatgaattttgcttaagattatatggtactctaatccaatgcaatttccttttcaggaaatatataaagagtacgcataattcagcgctcagaagctttgtctcaaagggttcagcatgcaacatcagaacatggtctggcaagacatcagaagatggtcgaagcagaatcagaacatggatctatggaagcatcagaagaacaagagaacagaagcactgaagttctgatggtatcacgctcagaagcacttcaaggtcagaagatcagaagatgctatgcaccaagctgtttgactctgatgatattcaaacgttgtattcacaaacatcagatcagaaggaagtacaagtggcaggctacgctgactgacaaaaggaacgttaaaagctactaaaggctacgtcagtagacacaacgtgaacaaggctcgaggtagttgacaaaagcgtataacattaaatgcgatgctgtacggaacacgcaaagcattaaatgcattcaacggtcatcttctccaacgcctataaatatgaagttctgatgagaagcaaggttaacgattctgcaccaaaacaactcatattcaacttgctgaaactctgttcaaatctaaactcagaatcttcatcttcatcaaagctcactacattgcttttgtaatatattagtgagattaagcttaaacgattaagagaaatatcacagttgtgattatcgcttttaagaagcatttgtaatactcttagaattgattacattaagttgtaaggaactagagtgatcgtgtggatcagaatactctaggaagtcttagaagtgatctaagcaggttgtaactagagtgatcgtgtggatcagtagactctagaaaagtcttagagggtatctaagcagttgttcctggagtgatcagtgtgtgatcagtagactctggaagacttagttgctgactaagtggagaaccattgtaatccgtgcgattagtggattaaatcctcagttgaggtaaatcatctctgcgggggtggactggagtagtttagttaacaacgaaccaggataaaaataactgtgcaatttatttttatctgtcaagtttttaaaataCGATATCATAAATCGTCCGATCCAACCAAAATTCTCCACCTCCATTTATGAAGAAGGGCCAAATTGAAATCTCCGATTCTTTTTAATCTTAAACCATCTTTATTGATAGGAAGacaaaccatattccaattcaccCAATGCAACCTCCTTCGCTTCTCCGTACTACCCCAAAGAAAACCACTTTGAATCTTAATAATCTCTTTTTGAATTTTCACCGGAGCCTTataaaaataaagatgaaaaATTGAAAGGCTACTCAACACCGATTTAAGGAGCGTAATTCTGTCCCCGAAACTGAGAAAGCGCCCCTTCCAACGAGATAACCGCTTCCGAAGCTTAGAAACTAAAGGAAGCCAAGTTGCAATCCTTCTTGAGTTATAGCCAATAGGAATACCAAGGAAATTGAAATCCTTTTCTTTCGTCTTGCAAGAAAGAAATAACGCAGCAGCTTCCAAAAAGGAGGGATTAATATTAATGTCGATTAACTTACTATTATAAAGATTAATGCCAAGCCCCGAAACAATTTCGAAACCCCTGAGAACCGATTTTATAGCCTAAATGTGCTTCAAACTACTATCTCCCACTAATAGAGTGTTATCCGAAAATTGGAGAATGTCAATGAAACACTCCGCATTGACATTAAAATCGATAAATTCTCCTAATTCCACTGATTTCTTGACCAAAGCCGACAACCCTTCCGCCACAAGGATGGAAAAAAAGGAGAAAGTGGATCGTCTTATCTCAAACCCCTTTCCACCATAAATTCCTTAGTCGGGCTACCGTTCATTAAAATCGACATTTTTCTAGAGAAAATAGTTGCTTTCATCCAACTTAATCAAATATCACCAAAACCCATCTTCCTCATCACGCTCCTTAAAAAAACCCAACTAACCTTATCGTAAGCTTTTTCGAAAGCTACCTTGAAAAGAAAACAACCCTTGTTTTCCTTACTCGCGAAATCCACTAAGTTGTTCGCCACTAAAACCCCGTCAAGTAATTGTCTTCCGGGGAAAAAAGCACTTTGACATAGAGAAACAATAGAACTCAACATAATTTTTAACCTTGCCAAACTAATAGGCCTATAATCGTTTAACCCCAACGGATTGGAATTCTTAGGAATAAGGGTCAAGAACGAAGAAATAATCGATTTAGATAAAACAGAACTTCCATGAAAGTCCTTGAAGAACCGAATAAAGTCTTCCTTTAAGAAGTGCCAACATCTCTTAATGAACAAGAAAGAATAACCATCAGGACGCGGGCTTTTCATACCTTCGCAACCCCACACCGCCTCCTTTATTTCAAGATCCGTAAACAGAGGTTCTAAGAAAGCCTTCTCGGATTGATTAAGCCTTCTGAAAGGGATTCCTACgatactgtcgcacgctcgcgaaaaatgaacagagtcgccaccaatatatttatcccataagggaaaggaatatcagaaaacctaacaaaggaaggaacagggtcttgcgaccagagaatcaaggtacgggagtcggttacgcaaggggaaggtattagcacccctcgcgcccatcgtactcgatggtatccacctatgtttgtttctatataaagggtgtttactatgtctatgtctatatgcgaaatgaattcaaaatgtagggaaaataaagaattgtactcgcacgggccctaccccgctgcctacgtatccttttcaggaatcagagttaccgtagctcggctaaagattttctgtttgtttttgtgttttttagttgggcggagttaacgctcacgctcttgcataagggatcgacctaggatgcaggggagcggagataacggtgcccttaggtgccaacgaggcaaaagaaaaagaaatgattggtttgtgtcttttagggtaattccatgatgacgagaacttACCACAGgatctcgcatcacttcctcacttttgtttttagtctgaacatttattaggttttttgaagtgtttttggttggtgttttttaaggggattctattcaagtatttattaatgttttacggttgtaaaaggaaaagaatgaaaaaaaggggaactagtcctaatttctacatctatgttattctagtcctaaaagaaaaatagggaagAAAAAGCAATTAAAGATCAAGGGCATAATGGTCATTTCACAAAGGAgaatattcacaaaataaaagaattgaaTCTATACAAAACCCAAAACAAACAATTATGAGAATTATTCCTAAACTATGTCATTTTGTTCATGCAAGGGTCTAATTTGGAATTAAACTAAGAAAACAAATTATTGAATTATAGACTAAAAACTATCTAtttttatggtttatcaaccaattaacactcaaagaaaacaattattaaaagaacaattaaaagaaaatagtaTTCTAAAAAATCTAATTGGGTAAGAATGTTTTCttgtcaatttttatttaagtaaaaaGGATCAAACTAAAGTGAAGGAAAGCAAACTTATTATTTATTAACCAACCAACAATTAATagcaaacaacaattaaaagaaactaaacaaaagattatttacttctaaaatctaattggttaaaaacatattttttattatttttacttaaGGAGAAAACTGAATTATCATGCaaaaaggataaaagaaaatcaattttattatgttttttttattaacagCAGAGGGGTGAATTAGCAATTTCTAATGAACTAAAAAAATATACTAAGTGTTGCTCTGGGCCTAAATGGAGTGGTGCAGAGAGCAAATGCGCTAGGCCCAAATATTTGAAGATCGCGTCGGCATTAGCAGAAGGGATGTATGCTTAGAAAAACGCTTAAGCCCAGTTGTGACTACCTCTTGTGACCCATCATCCTCTATATCACATGTTAGTTCAACCCTCTTTTATTATGCTCATTATTCTCTAACGTGACATGCATGTGGACTTGGGATCAATGGGTCACTAGCATTTAAGTCACTAACAAACAAAATGAAGCATCCAGCCAATGGTAAGTTGACAACACGACATCTCTTCACCCAGTCTTATTGAAAACAAATAATACAAACAGCTAGGAGGAAAACGAGGCGTATTGCATGGGCCAAAGCATGGATGACACGCAGGCCATGACCGGAAAAAACATGCAGCGCCGGAGATGCTTTCACCAGTCATCTTCTCCGATACTCCGGTTGCCGGAGCTAACCAAAAATTGCCCAGAAAATTTAAAAGACACCACCTTCCAAATCGGTTTGTCATGCTGGATCTTATTATGGGATTAGTCTTTTTCAATACCCACTCCAAGTCGCAAACGGTAGCTACACAAGAAAACCATAACATCTAAGCACCCCACAGCCATGACTTAGAGATGTCAACCAACTCAGATCTACGCATACAAACCATATATCACATTCAAATTTGATAAACGCATGCATAACGTGAACACACGAGAAACCGACGTACACCAAATGTACAACTACCAGATGATCACTGAATGTAAGTAACTCATGCAAACGCCAAGATTCTAACATGTTCAGCTAGCATGCTTAAAAGGATCAATGAACATACCTGAAACAGGCTGAAGGGTGTTCGGAAAGCCCCGACGTTCTACGCTTTGAGTCGGACGCGATGATGATGGTGACTACTCCCAGCTCCGCGTGTTTCCGCCAAATAAGCACCGCTGCTACGAACTTCTGCTAGATCTCAATAAGGATGATGACGATATCGAAGATCTTGAAGAGAACCGATTGACGATGTCGTAGAATTGTTGCGAGAATGGGGTGGTGGAgatgagggagagagagagagagagagagagagagagagagagagagagagagagagagagagaggagagagagagagagagagagagagagagagagaggagagagagagagaggggagagagagagagagagagagagagaggagagagagagagaggagagagagagagagggggagagagagagagagggggagagagagagagagagagagagagagagagagagagagagagaggagagagagagagagagagagagggagagagttaTGTGGTGAtatagtgaagagtggaagtgaAGTGAGAATGAGGTGTGTGAGTTTCTATTTATATAGGCAACCATTGGTTTGTAATTCACAATTCTTGGATGTGGGACTTGAACTAGTTTGCAATGCCTCTTTCTCATTTtcccaatgtgggacttgcagcacactttttcttatttttccaatgtgggactttggTGTGTGTGTAGTGCAATTGTGTGTTGTTTTACTCTTTTTCCCTCATGCTGTGGTGCCtactttgaacacttatatctcaAACCATGAGCTGTGaaatgatgcaagaatggtgtcatatcGAAGAGGGCgtgggatagaacaagattggtgttgaaaatatctcgAAATAAGGCTTagaagtatgagaaaaatggccttgaattcatgcaaataccactgcacacgcccagcagccTGCTGTCACATGCGTATGGCCAGAAcgtgactctgcgagggtggtactttgagcctctctatctcgatcaatacatgtccaaaatcagtgatactggtctcattggacagaggacatggcaaagaatagcttagaactgggcttgtttaagatagagacttgtggaggaagaaatagaccttgacatttggcccaccatgtgtttgctgaaatgcattGCATGCCCAGGattctgtgtcatggctgcctgcagaatttggtcagggttggggcaccactttgaagacttgtatctcactcaatatttgtccaattgtacccattcttgtttcaatggatagaggagatggcaaggaagagaatgataccaagtttgcgttCATATCACTTCTGTACAGCTCTAAAATtgactggagatttggcatgccaggtgtttgtgaaaatgccaggtcatgacctgccttgtgacctggattgtgccttggttcaaatgagtttccagcaacttcacaccactttaactcctcatacaagcttcaaatgaaaaaatgtccaactacaaagttgttctcctccatgagaggaacaactttgatgttggaaacttttccggaaaatgtcgtttgccacgtgtaatcgggtgctgaagtggactgctcaacaagatttaagacatcaaaaatttttctaagtgttggaatgtcttcttttttctatttttcccaactttttgccgaactcccgattttatccattcttcgacttttcttgattaattttccaccaaaagtcaatatttgaataattttcccgattttgacccgaaagtcaactgttccgatttttccgactattgatgaaattcccgattaaatctcttccactcacatccagtcaaacaaacacatccacacagtctGTATGAGaatttttccacacatagaagccgcttctgattaaatgttgaccagaaagtcaactgattGACTttagtcaaagaaaccctgatttagagAACCAGATggtttgcaagcttgtaccctctagtcaatgccctgatttgaagcagagagacacccaaTCCAGGAGCTTCCatgaacatagaaccacatgattgtACCTCCGTCTTCTTATTTTCTGATCAACAATTCTTTGCAATAAAGCTTTTTCTTGCTGGCCTTTGAAtggtaccaatgatatgaatgcatgggtatggatcatgacctaagtgatgtatgtacatgaatgcaaagcctaagccagttagaagttaaagggtaggacaaatttggggtatgacagatacccGGCCTGCTAATTTCGGGTTCGCTGAATTTAAGAGCAAAATGATTCAGAACTTCCTCCTTAACCTTTGAAACCGCCTCCTTTATTTCAAGATCCATAAACAGAGGTTCTAAGAAAGCCTTCTCGGGTTGATTAAGCCTTCTGACAGGGATTCCTACGATACCCGGCTTGCTAATTTCGGGTTCGCTGAATTTAAGAGCAAAATGATTCAGAACTTCCTCCTTAACCTTTGAAACCGCTTCCAAAATCCCTCTATCCGAATTGATGGAACCAATAAAATTACGTCTCATTCTCTCCTTCATAACGTTGTGGAAATACTTACTGTTAGAATCCCCATCGTTAAGCCACTTCAACCTATATATTCGGATAAGCATGTTCTCTTTGATTTTAAGGTTTAACCAAAATCTACTCAAAGCCTCCTTTCTAGTAAGAGAAATAATGTCCCAATATAAGTCGTTTTCACCTCCCACCGCATCATCCCCTTCGTTGATCTCCCTCACTCCCTTCTCCACCTCCCAATAGAACCTACCAAAAATCTCCTGATTCCACCATCTAAGACTATTCTTTAGAATCCACAACTTTTCTATTAGCACAAAATCATTTCTCCCTACAACCACCATGTTCTTCCATTCCTTCTCAACAAAAGGAGAGCCCGATGGATTCCTACGTAGTACTCCCTTTGGAGCCTTAAGTAGATGCAATAGAGCCTGATAGATTTCACCCTTATGTTTGACGAACCGTGTATATCCAATCTCTCAATCGGTCTCTATCCCTAAAAGCATTTACCTCTTAAGAATCTTATGCTTGAGAAACCTTGTATATTTTGGTCTCTCAACATGTCTATATCCCTAAAAGCATTTCACTCTTACAGGCCTCATTCTTGAGGGCCTGTAAATTGGGTCATATTTTCACCCAGAGTTAATAGAGCCCTCCCTAACTCTCAACTTGTCCATAAGGACCAAACCGAGCTAAGGCAGTAAACAATCCAAATGGACCAGATCGTCCCATGACCAATATGGAAAGAAATGAACAAAGCAAAATCAGATAATAGCTATAAATGGTCGATCTCAAATAGAAAagcaaagaaaatttctttgccaacctccctaccttctagtccacctctggtgaaaaccccatactacccctgacttcggaaatgcatttccgaaaatgcaagaaaaaggtgttttcggagatgcatctccgaaaacgccttttttcttgaaaaaattgtcttatttcggaagttcatttccgaaaacagtatttcggaagttcatttccgaaatgctgcgcgttatgcagatttatcaaaacactccccctcccccattcatttaccctaactcaaataaaaaacaagcaaaggcgaaaatttgtgcaaacacacttccaaggctgcatcaaggctccaatcacattgctatacaacattcaaaagcccacaaatcactcaatttgtaagttttaaatttgttagattcattattcaaatgcatgttatttagggtttcaattgcataaatgatatatggactggttgttagtagtatttaggttgtttagaagctttttgaattggttttatgtttgattttggggtctgccatggaagttgcagaaaactccatcgcaggggtgtttcggaagttcatttccgaaaacacctccatcccagttttcggaaatgaacttccgaattgtatcagaagttcaaattttttagttttttattttgtctcgcatattaatcgatttcaattgtttacaggaacatgtcagacaaccaatcagcacgcatcagacagggtagggagacccaaactgcgtcggctagagagggtagggagtgtccgttttaatttgcaagtactttatttttaacgcctttgtttattgtgcctgtttctttgaagtttgtgtgcatgcgttctgacttctttgacggtgtgtcgctggtttccaacgtctttgttctttaatgacttgtctgtttcccaaacgtttttgtcccctttcttcttttataaaaggaggtctcatggacctttctttcttcatttttacgcaggaatgggtggtgctaagggaagaaagggttcttcaacctcgtgctctcgcggagtgaaggaggtgaaggaggtgaaggagaagaagaaggttttgactggttctgcttctcgtcccctgggggtccatggctcggacgtgcaggctcagtcttcaggcgtgagagtcatgatcaacgct from Vicia villosa cultivar HV-30 ecotype Madison, WI linkage group LG4, Vvil1.0, whole genome shotgun sequence encodes the following:
- the LOC131597918 gene encoding uncharacterized protein LOC131597918, giving the protein MVVVGRNDFVLIEKLWILKNSLRWWNQEIFGRFYWEVEKGVREINEGDDAVGGENDLYWDIISLTRKEALSRFWLNLKIKENMLIRIYRLKWLNDGDSNSKYFHNVMKERMRRNFIGSINSDRGILEAVSKVKEEVLNHFALKFSEPEISKPGIVGIPVRRLNQPEKAFLEPLFMDLEIKEAVSKVKEEVLNHFALKFSEPEISRPDLSWLTSLSHGCGVLRCYGFLV